In Truepera sp., the sequence GGGCTGGACAGCGTCTCACCCTTCGGCGGTCAGCGCTTGCTGTACTGCGGAGCCTTGCGGGCCTTCTTGAGGCCGTAGAGCTTGCGCTCGACGATGCGCGCGTCGCGCGTGAGGTGGCCCTTGTCCTTCAGGACGGGGCGGTAATTGGGGTCGATCTTGAGTAGCGCCCGGGCAACGCCGAGCTTGATGGCGTCGGCTTGACCGCTCGGACCGCCACCCTTGACGGTGATGTAGGCGTCGTAACGACCCGCGGTGTTGGTGTCCTTCAGTGGTTCCAGCGCCTGCACGCCGGCCAGGATGCCGCGGAAGTACTCCTGGAACTCGCGGCCGTTGACCGAGATGCGACCGTTACCGGGGCGTAAGAACACCCGGGCCACGGCCTCCTTGCGGCGACCGGTACCGTAGAACTGCTCCATCAAGCCAACTCCATCTTCCTGGGCTGCTGCGCCTCGTGCGGGTGAGCCTCGCCGGCGTAGACCTTGAGGCGGCGGATGAGGCGGCGCCCCATGCGGGTCTTGGGCAACATGCCCCACACCGCGTGCTCGAGAACTCGAACGGGATGCTTGTCGAGCATCTCCCGCGCCGTGGTCTCCCTCAGGCCACCCTGGTAGCCCGTGTAGCGGCGGTAGACCTTCTGATCCAGCTTGTTGCCCGTGAACTGCACCTTCTCGGCGTTGACCACGATGACGAAGTCGCCGCCGGGCTGGTTGGGCGTGTAGCTGGGCTTGTGCTTACCCTTCAACAGGGAGGCGATCTGCGTTGCGAGCCGGCCCACGCGCTGACCGGCCGCATCGATGACGACCCAGTCGTTGTTGGGCTCGGTTGGAAAGTAAGTCTTCACGTTAGTCACGTCCTTGCGAAGCTTTGCCGGTTATCGACGTGGCAAAAGCAACATGCCAAAGGGGACTCTACCACGGGGCGGCGCGCCCTGTACAGGCCGCCGCCTCGCGCCGCCATCAGCCGGGTCTCCGCTAAGATGGCGACACTGCCAATCCGGGTCCTGATCCTGCTTCGCTCCAGGCCCGACTTCACGGGGTGAGACTATGAGGTTGTTAGGTCGCGTCGTCCTGGTTCTCCTCCTGCTCGTCGTCGTCTTGGTGGCCGGCGGGTACTTCTATCTCCGCACGTCGTTGCCCAAGGTCTCGGGCGAGGTGAGGGTAAAGGGACTCGAAGGCCCCGTCGAGATCGTAAGGGACGCCGACGCCGTGCCTCACATCTACGCGAGCAGCCACGCCGACGCCGTCTTCGGGCTCGGCTTCGTTCACGCCCAGGACCGGCTGTGGCAGATGGAGTTCCAGCGCCGCGTGGGTAGTGGACGCCTGTCCGAGGTGATCGGTGAGGCCACGGTGTCCACCGACCGCTTCATCAGGACGCTCGGCATCGAGCAGGCGGCGGAGAGCGGTCTGGAGGCCCTGTCGCCCGAAGCGCGCGGCCTCATCGACGCTTACGTGGCGGGCATCAACGCCTACCTCGCCCAGCGGCGGGGCGCGTTGCCCGTCGAGTTCCTGCTGCTCGGCTTCGAACCCGCGCCGTTCGAGCCCGTGGACGTGCTCGTCTGGGCGAAGATGATGGCCTGGGACCTGGGTGACAACTGGAGCGACGAGCTGCTCCGCGCCCAGCTCGTCAAGCAGCTGGCGCCCGCCGACGTGAGCGCCATGATCGCCGAACTCTGGCCCGGCTACGACGACGCCGCCACGGTAGTGGTGCCGGAGGGCGCGGCCGAGTACCTGAGGGACCTCGACGTGACGGCGCTCCTCGAGCTCGCGGGCCCGCCGAAGCCCGACGGCTACGGCTCCAACAACTGGGTGCTCTCGGGCGACGTCACCGCGACCGGCAAGCCCATCCTGGCCAACGACCCGCACCTCAGCCTGCAGGCCCCGTCGCTCTGGTACTTCGCGCACCTCGTCGCTCCCGGTGTCAACGTCATGGGGGCGACGCTGCCCGGCACCCCGGCCGTGCTGCTCGGACGCACCGACCGTCACGCCTGGGGCTTCACCAACAACGGCGCCGACGTGCAGGACCTGTTCCTCGAGAGGCTCGACCCCAGCGACGCGGGGCGCTACCTGACCCCCGACGGCTCCGAACCGTTCACCACGCGCCAGGAGGTCATCAAGGTGAAGGGCCAGGATGACGTCGTCGTGCAGGTTCGCAGCACGCGTCACGGACCCGTGATCTCCGACGTCGACTCGCGCTCGAGAGAGGTCGCCGGCGGTCCCCTCGGCGGCCCGGACGAGGTCCTGGCGTTCTCCTGGACCGCGCTGGCGCCGGGCGACCGCACCATCGAAAGCGTGCTCGGGATGAACACGGCCACCAGCTGGGGCGAGTTCGAAGACGCGCTCGAGCTCTTCGTGGCGCCCATGCAGAACATCGTCTACGCGGACGTGGACGGCGTTGTCGCCTACTACGCCCCGGCCCACGTGCCGATCCGTGCCGGCGGCATCGGCGCCGTGCCCACGCGCGGCTGGACGGGCGAGGGTGACTGGATCGGCCAGGTGCCGTTCGACGCGCTGCCGCACGTGATCCAGCCCGCCAGCGGCCGCATCGTCACCGCCAACCAGCGCGTGGTGCCGGAGGACTATCCCTACTACCTGACGCGCGACTGGACGGCTCCGTACCGCGCCGAGCGCATCAACGCGCTGCTCGACGGCCAGGAGCGGGCCACCGTCGATTACTCGGTCGCCACTCAACTCGACCAGGTGTCGCTGATGGCCCGCGAGTTCGTCCCGCTGGCGCAGAACGCTCCGGCCGCCACCGACGGGGCCAAGAAGCTCCAGGCCATGCTCGTGGGCTTCGACGGCGACATGGTCATGGGCTCGCCGGCACCACTGGCCTTCGCCGCCTGGTACCGGCGGTTCGCGTACTCGCTCTACCAGGACGACCTGGGCGACGTGACCTCGAGCTTCTTCAACCTACGCCCCGACCTCACGCGCGCCATCTTGGCGGGCGAGCCCGACTGGTGCGACGACAAGAACACCCCCGGCATAGAGACCTGCGAGCAGATGGCGGCGCTCGCGCTCGACTCCGCCTGGACCGAACTGGTCGCCGCCTTCGGGGCCGACACCTCGAAGTGGAACTGGGGCAAGGCGCACCAGGCGGTTCAGGAGCACGCGGTGTTGGGCAGCACGCCCTTGGCACCCATCGCCAACCTGCGGGTGCCGAACGGCGGCGACGGCTTCA encodes:
- the rpsI gene encoding 30S ribosomal protein S9, with the translated sequence MEQFYGTGRRKEAVARVFLRPGNGRISVNGREFQEYFRGILAGVQALEPLKDTNTAGRYDAYITVKGGGPSGQADAIKLGVARALLKIDPNYRPVLKDKGHLTRDARIVERKLYGLKKARKAPQYSKR
- the rplM gene encoding 50S ribosomal protein L13, which gives rise to MKTYFPTEPNNDWVVIDAAGQRVGRLATQIASLLKGKHKPSYTPNQPGGDFVIVVNAEKVQFTGNKLDQKVYRRYTGYQGGLRETTAREMLDKHPVRVLEHAVWGMLPKTRMGRRLIRRLKVYAGEAHPHEAQQPRKMELA
- a CDS encoding penicillin acylase family protein, translated to MRLLGRVVLVLLLLVVVLVAGGYFYLRTSLPKVSGEVRVKGLEGPVEIVRDADAVPHIYASSHADAVFGLGFVHAQDRLWQMEFQRRVGSGRLSEVIGEATVSTDRFIRTLGIEQAAESGLEALSPEARGLIDAYVAGINAYLAQRRGALPVEFLLLGFEPAPFEPVDVLVWAKMMAWDLGDNWSDELLRAQLVKQLAPADVSAMIAELWPGYDDAATVVVPEGAAEYLRDLDVTALLELAGPPKPDGYGSNNWVLSGDVTATGKPILANDPHLSLQAPSLWYFAHLVAPGVNVMGATLPGTPAVLLGRTDRHAWGFTNNGADVQDLFLERLDPSDAGRYLTPDGSEPFTTRQEVIKVKGQDDVVVQVRSTRHGPVISDVDSRSREVAGGPLGGPDEVLAFSWTALAPGDRTIESVLGMNTATSWGEFEDALELFVAPMQNIVYADVDGVVAYYAPAHVPIRAGGIGAVPTRGWTGEGDWIGQVPFDALPHVIQPASGRIVTANQRVVPEDYPYYLTRDWTAPYRAERINALLDGQERATVDYSVATQLDQVSLMAREFVPLAQNAPAATDGAKKLQAMLVGFDGDMVMGSPAPLAFAAWYRRFAYSLYQDDLGDVTSSFFNLRPDLTRAILAGEPDWCDDKNTPGIETCEQMAALALDSAWTELVAAFGADTSKWNWGKAHQAVQEHAVLGSTPLAPIANLRVPNGGDGFSVDAAGYGLKFGNFDQTHGPGYRAVYDLAGGGGWFIHGTGQSGNLLSRRYRDFMDRWQQGDMIPMRMTRGEAEKGAVGTLRLQPGQ